CATCAGTAGGATGAAATCTAAACCCAGGTGGGAACTCTAATCCACCTTGcattcttgttcttgttcttgataTTTCTTATTCTTCTTTTGGTGGCTTGGGTTGGGTTGTATTCGGTTTTGAAGTTCGAAGTTGTAAGAAAGGAAGAAGCTATGGTTTTATAGGATGAATTTAAATTGATGAGTCAAAAAGGTTGAATAAAAAATACACGTGGGATTAGTGAAGTTAGGGGAAGGTGTATATAGTGACACAAAAACAAGAGAAACTCCTCGAACTTCAAACCATGTAAGGTTGTTTTTTCGTTGGTAAAGGTGAACGCAGACAGCACGTGGCAATACGTGAATGGAGTATAGGACACGTGCGAGGGACCCTTATATGTGTCACGGCTTGCGTCACTTGTATAGACTGTTTTGGTAAAAAGGTTGACTGTTGTCGTAGGGAGGGGGCTCTCCTGTTTTTGGGTCGACACAACACACTGTACAGTTTTTCCCAAATGCTCtgcatctcatctcatctctgTTAAGCCCAAATACTTCCCTTTCTTTTTTAGCACACATGCACATGTAACACATTTTAGCcgttcattttaattttagtgtGAGTGAGACATAAAATAGCCGGATGATAGATAATTGAGCTCATATTCAATggatatttgtaaaaaaaatactcataatAAGTAGGGATAAAAATTCATGTTATGTGTATGAATATGAGAATGTAATTATTCACAAGGGTGGGAATATAGATGTGGATATGGGTATCTTaacatatgagtataaatttgGGTACGAGTTTTTTTTCAAACTGTGAGTACAGAGATGTGTACCGTACTAGTCTATAATACTATACTTATATTCTATCCATTGGACATTGGCAATCAGCCTACCTTTTGTTGGCCGGCCCTAATCCGAGTTGATtcattgaaatgaaaaataatcaTTGCTAGTAGtactaattgaattttttttcatacacaaGAATAGTTAGAAATCAAACTCttgataatttaaaatatctAAAAGTTTTACTATTTAGACTAACTCATTGTTGGTACGAAGGTGTTACGAGTCTCATattgaatatattaaaatgtttaatgtgatatttaagtttTAAAACTCTCTCACTTATTGGCTAATTTTTAGGTTGAATTTTCTTCATGTGCCTAAATCCTAAGAGGAGATAATTAACGTCTGTCTTAGTTGTAATCAGACTCATTTGATGAACGAACAATTTTCATCAGATAGCCAAAACAAGAGAAACACACAGACCCAACTAGTTTTCGTGCCATCCTTTGCTATAATTCAGCTGtaatttttactataataaAAAGCTATAACACTAATACTACCATCTATTATCTATGCTATGCTATGCTATGCTATGCTATGCAGTAAAAATAATCTAGCTAGTGGCCTAATCTGATGGCCTCCAGTTCATAATGAAACTGTGTAGTAAAAATTATTGGATAAGTTAAACATAACACACAGTCACATTTTTAATTAACAAGATTTTGCATTTGGCTTATGTCACCCATTAGCCTATTTTTTACTTATCCTTTTTATCAAACCGGAACATTCTTAATTGtctcatctatatctatatataatataattagtaAATGGATCATTCATAAAATCACAGTCACAAAATAGTAAACCTATATTAGTATGTGTGATGTGGAGCATGACATATAGGCGTCCATGGACAAAATAAGAACTCTGGGCCAATGTGGAAGGTACCTGGATGTTACCTTGCAAAGGATTAATCTAGGCCAGTTGAGAAATGCATGTTTCTCCAATAGGACCAAAGGTTAAAGTTAAGACTTAGTCATGATATTTTAAGCCTTGTGGTATTGAATTGTAACCTTTTGGTTTCTCTATGGTCATGTTCTTGtctcttctttttcaatttggCCACCTTGGATATCCATTACTTCTCCTTTTTGAAACTCCTTTGACTTCTAATTAACTTTTcattaatcaatttaaaattaagaaatgtaCTACTAGTAAGTAACAAAGTATAGAGAAATTTGTTTTGgcttaaatgttttttttagtcccttattttatgtaaaataacGCACACAATTTGATTATTTCTCTCTTAAATAAGTGGAAAACAACATCAATCTTCAGTCATGTGGCATATTAGTTGTATTTTAAAAGTGTACTCCTATTTTGGTCCATTAATTTAAGTTGAAAGTTTAATAGGGCCTTGGAGACTTCTTGGTTCATCATGCTATTGCTCTTGATTTATATACAACTACAttaattatagtaaaaattgCTTAATCATCACATTTTCTGTATATACAACATGCTAATATGTGCATTGGTCAATGAAATTTATGTTTATTCAAagttattaattataaaatgaaatataagGCTTGAGCACCAAGTTTACTTGCTCCTTGACTCTTCTACTTAGTACTTACTccatatacacacacacacatatatatatatatatatatatatatatatatatatatatatatatatatattcgccGCCATCTTCTTTCATTTCATTGTCTTTAAAGATTTAAAAGAAATAGTTAAAGTTTAATGAACATGGATACAAAACATCTTTGTCATGAGCAGTAAACCCATTTGGATCGATGTAGCAACAGCCAACAGGTCTAAGAGGAAtgaatatttgttattttagtaattttgcCACCTTCTGGGAAGTTTCTTCACCTTTAACACTAGCTGCCAACATTGACTTCAACTAATTAATTACTGTCTTCGTTTAACATTGTTCAGCAAGTTTTTGTCtgtttaaagataaaataagaTGAGAAAAGATTTTGTCCtttagtttattttaagttttaaattcatttttaaataatttttaattgctcctttattttaataatgccagcataagtttattttttctttggaatTTTGAGTGAACTTTTTTTAAGTATATGTTTGGTTCTCTAgtgagaaaaattaattttaaataaattgatttggattaaaattgagtaaaaataaaattatttatatttgaatacaTTCACGAAAAAGTGAAttacatagaaaaaaaattgagtgtaAAATTTAATTCTAGAATTAGAAGCGCTACGATTTTtagcataaaataaaatcaattgtGAAAACAGAAGCAAGTTTAACTTCAAAGAAACCAAACATAACATGTTAAGATCAATTCTAAACCACTAAATCAATTTTAGCCCCTCTAAAAATGACACCAAACATACACCGTCTACATAACAACTTCAAAGTTATATATGTGTTGAGAATTGAGATATATTAAGTGAGTTGAGTCTCACattgattgaaaaaattgatgttgaGCAACATATATGTGAGAGTGTGATAAGTGAGTGGCAATAGATCGCAGACACAGAGAATATTTTAATTAaccttaatatatatttgactaatttattatataatttattataacGTTAGAAAATTATCTATGTctcaaattttagttttctAGAATgattcatttaaaaataaataaaaaactaaaaattatttcgaaaaatttaaaatttgtgttttagTACACAATAGCTATACAATTaaattctgtaaaaaaaaagagtatataaatttaaaatttgttaagggtaaaatgaaaatttctcatGTCTTATGGGGGGTAAGAGATTTATCTAAGGGGGTATATATAAgagattttcaaaagaaaacaaatgctCGAAATTGAAACCTTTAAAAGGGTATTGGACTCATCTCATACCCCATGCTTATACATGCTACCCCACAAATCTCATAAATCTATGTCAACTATTATATGGTATCAATAGTTACTAGTATCTAAAATTTTCATTACttgtcaaaatcaaaatatgtaCCTCTAAAAGTTACATTGTTTGCAAACTTACTCAGTACCATTGTGGAACTAATTTCGGAAGAACAAGCTCTGCTAAAGTTATAACATCTTATTATGATCAAGCTCCACATGAATATGGCAAATgtacaacattaattatattcATACTCCTAATTAACACATCACCTCATCAAAATGTGCTTCtagttgattttaattttttatcttctctTTCATTAATAGGTTATAGGGCTTCTTAATTAGTTCCATGCAGCTATAGAGTCTTATCATGTAACTTCAACTAAGAGAAAAGGATAGTACTTATTATCATGTAGAAGTAGAACATGACACATGGAGCAATGACCCAACACACGTGTAGGAGAAAGCAAGTGTCACACATGCTACTCAACACGTTTTTTTGTATGCTATATTGCTTTGGTAGCACAGTCACTTCTTCTAAATCCATAATTCTGTCTTTTTCTAAGTTCTGATCACTCAAAACACTTCAAATATATCCACTACAATTGCTGATAACTATAGTTCAATTCAAGACCTCTCTTTCAACTCGTCATTTTCATCACACACACCCTTTTTAGTTCAGTTCAGCTACTAGGTATGTACTTTTCACTTATACATGTATTTTTACATCATTATATTCTACTTATAAAATGATGGCATGTGTCATATTTAGCATAGTTACACTTACAATAATTTTGTGcagaatacaaattttattatCTTGATAATTTAATGTGCCTCTTTGTTCCTAGGTTTTCAGTTAATTAAGGTGTAACCAAGAGGAACATTAATTAAGGAAAAGCTATGTCTGGTGTGTCTCTAGCTGTGACTGGTGGTGGAAATGAAACAGATAAAAGGCAAGAACATGGAAGCATGACAATGATGGGTTCATTACGTGTAATAGAGCTACAACTTGTAGCTTTTGTATTGGTTTTCTCAGCAAGTGGTCTTGTCCCTCTTCTTGATCTACTCTTTCCTGCCTTTGTCTCAATCTATCTGTTGGCACTTTCACGTTTTGCTTTTCCCTCATACCGTCGTGGTGTGTCTCAATCTATTTTCCATGGAAGTAAGCTTTTTCAAGCTTATGTTATTGTAGGAACAATAGTTGGATTGTTCTTGCCTTTGGCTTATGTGTTGGGTGGATTTGGCAGAGGAGATAAACTTGCTGTGAAATCTGCAAGTCCACACTTGTTTTTAATCTCTTTTCAAATACTCACTGAAGATATAATAAGTGGGTTGTCAGTGTTTTCACCTCCAGTTAGAGCATTGGTGCCTTTGATTTATACAGTAAGAAGAATCTTTGTGGATATTAATTGGATACATGATGTTTGGCTCAATGTGACTTTGCCAGCAAATCCACACTTTAAggttatttatatttcattatCACTAAATATGCAgacatttatttttaatgttatagGACTAGATAGCTAGAACTTAGGAAGAGTATGAATTGTAATTTTGGTGGATTTTGTGCAGGATAAGGCATGGTTTTGGTTTGGGAGGGTTCTGTCTATGGCTAATCTGGTTTATTTCTCCATCAATCTTTTTGGGTTTTTGATTCCAAGGTTCCTTCCAAGAGCATTCAAGAGGTATTTCCAAGAGAGGGGAGAGATTTATGCTAAGGCTGCTGAGGACAAGCCACATGGGATCATCCACAAATCACATGTACCAGTACTaatgaagaaaacaacaaaTCTATGTCTTTAATTTGTCCAACATCTAATATAAGCAATTTTTCTTTGTTATGTCAGTGAAACTTGAAGACCAAGGttttttgttaattgttaacattaatatttaataatagtaacaattgTGAACAATGGATACTATTAAACTGTGATTAAATGTCATTAACCAAAACTGAAAGAAAAAACATAGATGAAATTGATAAAATCAATTGTGGTAAAGTCAATGAGGAAATTCCTGAGAAAAAATATTAACCCTTCATAGTTCAAGAGCACAGCCAATTACTTTCCCTATATATCACTGCAGTCCTTACAAATTTACTCATATACACAAAGGTGGATCATTCCATTCCATCACTACTTTCTAGATAACAAGTAGTACTAACTAAACATGGTAAccgaaacaaaacaaaaaccaaactAACATGGTGGTGACAGCTCTACAGCCAATAAGTATGAGGTTAgttatcttcttcatcatcatcatcatcatcatcatgctCCTTCATGATTGCTTCAATAAGTGCAGCTTCTTCTTCCTACAGGGAAGTTAACAGAAATCATAGAAGTGTCAAACTTAATTTCAGAAAAACATGTTAGTAACTCAAAGAATGAAGTGACATACCACCAAGGCATTAAATTCAGTCTCCTCGTCTATGGCATCAATAACAGCCGGATCATCAATCATGTCCTGTTTATTAATGTTACCTTGTcagattaattattttatgaagaATCTAAATTTGAAGTGAATTATTGCGATTGATTAATTGGCTACATACATCATCAGCCAGTTGAAACACCCCATTCTCATCCTGCACAAGAAAGGCCAAATTAATCCtattaacatatttttattatgcCAATTGTACAAATTCAGAACTAGAACAACTTTAACAATACATTGACACTCATATTCAGAGTGAAACGTTCAAGATTATATGGAATAATGTTACTATCCTCCGGGATTAAATATAACCACATGTattatcaccaaaaaaataatataaccaCATGTATTGATGTATCGGTATTGAATACTGACATGTGCGAATTTAAAATGTACACCCTCCGACTTCTTTATAAGCAAATATACTTACTTGCACACTTattaataagttgtttttttgtcttgattttatgtaaaatttttattaCAATTCCTAAAATGACCTTAAATTTACATTGGAATTCTacaatcattttaaaaagtagaacaattaatgagggcatttttggaagaatagcattaaataaacttgattttggtaacttttgcttatattttagacCAAAAGTTTGTTAACTTTTGGTTATAAATAAGATCAGAAGGAGTACGTTCATCGATAGTTATTTTCAGAAGCTTGTACAAGTAGAAGTTTACCTTCACAACTACAAAATGCGTTGGTTCAGATGGTGTATAAATCAGGTACTGAGAACCTTCCTGCAAAAAAGGACTATAAATCAGCACCCAGTACATCTTAATGTCCATAGTTGAGATCCCTTTTGTCGAGCTTCTAAGTTTAAATTTGGACGaggacaaataataaaaatttatctatACAAACAAAGCATACTTCTTCATGATATAATGTTGTGTTGTGAGAAAGTACAATCAGTACTACGGAAAGAATCTAAATGTGTGAAATGTTGTCACTATAGTTCtggaatatattaaaattatagaaaCATCCTTGAATGTATCTTGTGTTGGTAATTTGAGGGTCAAATTAGTTGATAAAACATATGTTTGTTAACCAAATTAACTAACGAGAGACATGTCCGAtgatgtttttgtaattttgattaATTCATAGAATATAGTGAGTGTCTGACACTTTCAAGAACCAAAATGACCGAACAAACAAGAACAATGTATATATGGACTATGAGTCGGAATCTTCCAAAAGACATAACAAGAACAATGTATATATGGACTATGAGCCGGAATCTTCCAAAAGACATAATCAAAACGGATGGGAAAACAAAAGCAAGACTTGTATGGTAATACAGACATTGGACAACAAAAACACGCCAATAAATTCATTTCAGTGAATTGGTCATTACAATGTGCATACCAGTGAAGTGAAAATAAAACACAAGCAGTCAGATAAAGTCAACACAATTTTGCTTCCTTACTAACTTGAAAACACTTGATGAAATTCTTCTATTAAAACAAACCATTCGAAAGGAGACGAAAATTCATAAGCATATTTGTGTAAATGTCTAATTAAAGGTAATAAAATTACCAGATCAAAATATGTAATTTCTACACCTTCACTTGGCAAGCCTTCCACTTCTTTACCATCATCTGCAAAATGGTAATAACAACTTTATATTCAGAGCATAAAATTCAAATAGTTGTGCAGTAGATTATTACTCTTAGAAGTAAGCCCCGAttataattctttttattttggggTACATTCTGATAAAATTAGAATGTGTTAATCATCACCCTGGCAATAAATTGATAATAACTTCCTAAAgattaacattttaattaatttgttaaatgaAATCACAATCAGACATGgcagttaaaaaaaatgaaaattaggaATCAAGCATGCAAACCATTCAAGGCTTATGAATAAAAATCAGAAATGCAAAAATACAATTGAATAACAGTGAATATATATGGCATGCCTTTTAGGATGAAAAGAAGAGACATGTAAGATATTGTTCTGACTATGCAACAATTCATGGTCCACCATATTTGCACATGAAATTAGAATACGAGAGAAAAGTAAGTTATCTTCAAACTCCAAGGCCAGtaattgtatatataaattttcagttttgcagtttgatataaaaataaaacaatgatTGCATTTGTTTTAAGCAAGGATATAAAGTATATGACCCAAACAAGTGTGCGCACAAATACATGAGCAACAACAAATTAAGGGGACATTTGGAAGAGCTTAATTAGGGTTATCTTATGATATAAACCTTGTGAAAGTGTTTGAAAGAGCTTAtcaaaataacttatgacatgtccataagttgttttcagttAATTTTCACTAGTTCCCTGAGATAGCACATGGGAATACACAGAAGTGATGCAGAGTAAATCCCTAATCTCTTTGATTGTAGAAAAAGCTAATATATACATCCTAATGTGATAAACGCTTATTCAATAAGCATCTAATCAAAGCCGTTATCCAAAAAGCCCCCAAAATATCACAAGCATAAGTGACCTAGCAAATTATCCTTAGTAAGAAGGGATGCAAATTCCCACGAAAAGCATTGTAATAGAAACTACAAGAGAGGTGATGAGAAAAACATATCACGTATAACAAAGAGAAAGCTTATCTCTTCGCCAATAACTTTGCTTTGAAGCTGAATGGAAAATATCGAGCAACAAAAGTTGACACTCAACATGATCAAGATGTAAGCGAGTAGTATCCGAAAACTTGAAACTTTTGTAGCAAATATAAAAACAGAGACTAAATGGCATGTTGTGAGTGTGACTAACTTCTCATAAACTATAGATTCTGAATGTATTAGCAGCCACATCTGaacaagaaaatattttaaactgaATAAACCCTTTGCTTTGTTTATATTCTAACAACAAAAACATTCAACATTAGTACTTTTGAGAACGGGAAAATACATGCCTGTGCGGAAGTCAATTATATTTCGTTCTGTGTAGCTCAAACCACCACGTGCCGTGTAACAGAGCCTGATATGGAGAGACATATTTTGTAAAGATCAAACACAGTTAATATCATGAGTGACTTTCTAGACAGCAAGAAATCAGAAACATACCCACTATGAACAAGATGCATGTGTATTTTGGCAAGCGCAAAAGCTGCAGCAGGCAGAATAGATTCAATTTTCTCTTCATCGATCTAAAACACATAAGGAAGACATGAATTTGGGTAAGAAGATTCACCAAAGGGAAGAGAGgaaattaaaaatgtattttcCCATGCAtgaggttaaaaaaaaaattggtatgcATGTGGAAACTCATTTTAAAGTTAATCCCTAATTCCCCATAGGAAAAAGAGTTCAAATTTCCATACTACAAATCCATTCAAGATAACATTGATAAACATTAGTCCTAAATCAAAATTAGATGTAGCAGTTACCAACAAATAGGAACATCAAACAAATTTAGAGACAAATGGACGCTTAGAATTCATGGCAGAAACTTACATCTGCGAATCCATCAAGTGTGGTCTTCAATACTAGCACAGGCCTGCAGTAAAAATCCCATTTCCTTAGTCAATagtaatcaataaaaattaaaagatactAAAATTTAGGGTTTGTGGGAAGTTAGAAGATCACTCAAGAAActagtaaatatttttttattacttacgTGTCAACAGGGTTGAGCAACATGCATTCCTCTCTATCAGAATTTCGGAACACTCTTCGTATCACACATTCCAATGGAAGGTTATTCAAAGGATCAACCTGTTAACCacttatttaaaatttgaataattacaAAATTTGAATAACTACTCAAAAGTCAAACCAATACAATGGTTCACACCCACATACACACATTTTAACACAAttagcttatatatatatataataaaacctccCTATAATCAACCATCAATAAGTAAACCACCATATTAGTCCCGACTTTGTAGGTCGCTCTCAAGTCTCAAATAGATCCTTGactttatgaatatttcaaaaaggtCACCGACTCTATTAAACTGACAAATTGGCACCATCCTTAGTATCAATTAAGTCCCTATATTTTAACAACTTACtgtcaatttagtccttaaGTTTATCTACTTACTACTATggttctgtttggtaaaaaatagaggccgataagctagcttatacctttttgaaatattcataaagtCAGAGACCTAATTAAAATTGTCCTACAATCATGAATTCATCATCATAGGAAACTCAAAATTAGAGAATCCTTACCCTAACTTACCACCATATaatataatcataatcataatcctTAAGCTAAtgcattattattgttaaaaatggaatgaaaacaaaaacagaagaaaacaaaagagaCTCACTATAGTGGCAAGTCGATTTGTTGAAGTGAGGAGAACAACGCCATTTTCGTCGACAGAGAAACCAGTGGGAGGGTCTGGCAACGGCATATCATCAGagaaattatataaagataaattaGAATCAATAACTGCATTTCGAACATCATCATTTACAGAAAATTCACCCAAAACTTCAAAATCGTTGTCGAGATTCAAAGTTTCagaattcttctttttcttcttctttttagaGGTAGAAGAAGAAGTAGTAGTTTTGTTACGGTTGATAGGGCCAGTTGGGGATTTGGCTGTTGCAGTACATGAAATTGTAGTAGTAGAATAATAAGAATTAGGGTTTTGAAATGAAATTGAGATTGGAAACAAAGGTGATTTGAGAGAGACACGAGACTTGAAAATTGCTACTGCTGCTGCTGAGGAGGAGCAATGTAGCGCCATTTTTCTCTTTATCTGTAAATCTAATCTATGCACTATCTTTATGTCCACAACGGAATTGGATCTGGTGCAGTCACTTTTCCATGCAGTCGTTTTATAGCCGTCCGATTAGATCGGACGgcttaaaaaaatgaagtcaataaataagtttttaaatcataaccgtctgatcttgatcagacgaCTGTAGATGGCCTGAATGCATGACTGCACCAAAAAGGTGACTGCACGAAATCCGGTCCATGCGACAACTCACtctcataatttattttcatttcttttttctaaTTTAGATGTcactatttttgtttaaatccaACGGTTGTAATCTTCCTGCTTTCAAATCTGAAGGTCTTCCTTTAATAtaggaatatttttttaacgTCATCTCATTCTCATACACTTgcaattattattgttattattattttataaatttagtgAGTAGTAGTGTTTATAAGTGTTTGCTTtgattgcgtaaaaaaaaaaaaaaagtgtttggtTTGAATTACGTACACAAACTAGTTTAAAGATTCGTGCATTCGCAcggctctattgatttttatttgacaTCTAAGAGCATCCATAATGGAGCACTTCATTTTTaagtacttaaatggtcccacatagacacatcatcaatttattatttttttaataatagtacctaataggtactcaacccctccaatggagcatttcttaaaaagttctaaaatgggtccatcaataactccacatcattaaaatttgaaatttaatttaaaataatattgccaaattaaatttttttgaatatattaaataaagtgggtcccataaaaagaagagagagagagttcttatattagaagtgatacctattaggtactaaaatgtgttgtgctccaatggtagtacctaataagtaccatgagtacctaataggtactacaccattggagatggtctaagtttgtcattatattaaggtaaaaaatttatttagaattaaatatttaaaaaattattatatattattgttaaaatataagtggaattcgtaaaaaaaatatatatatataagtgaaattattgtgttttttttttaaaaaaaatattgtgttttttcttgtaaatttatttCTTCAATTTGTTATGTTTCAGTGATAAATAATGgtccgtgtatatttttaataaaaaattataaattttatttgaaatatttagggtaatttatTAAGTTTGATACTATTTAACTTTATTATTGTCGGCGGTTAGTAGTAAACTTGAtagtaatattatttatgtttcttttctttttttgatggaaaatattgtttatgtttatttttttaataaagtattGTTTTTATGcggtttcttcttatttttttctatattctttctataattttttttattgactaaactttctataatgtttttattttttttcctatttttatgcgtatagattgttttgtttctatctataattcgttttattcctatttttaaacatatcatcatatttttttatttatcttatatttttctatattttatttttgtatttatcttatattttttctatattttatttttgtatttatcttatgttgtttctatattttttttaaaaaaaaaattagtaatagATACACTTGTCTAGTGAAGAAATGACAAATTCATTTTAAACTCACATTCAAAAGTGAGAAAGTCAGTATTCGAATCCGGATAATAACATTTGATAACTTGTGGACTAATGGTGTTTAGTTTAATGGTGTTTAGTTTAATTGACAATGGTATTGACAACTTGAACATTTTTATCGATTGAATCTATGTTGTTGATTGCACGCTATAGCAATATAGCATAGCAGTGGTCCTCTACTAGGCCATAGGCATGTGAAATGGCGTTGAGAGTAACAACAATAGTGGCCGCTATTAGCGGTGCTACCTCGATATATTGTGGTTGAGATTTGATGGTTGCTATTACAATTTTTGGGggaaaattctaaaaaaataaaaaaaattgaaattatcaATTTGTTAAGGGTGCATTGGTACTTTCGTATTCATTGAGTGACTTAATATTGTCACTCACGAGTTCGATTATGACCATCATTGATCTCATTGCTCTTtattttgcttaattttttatGGGATGTGTCTACCCGATCATTTGTACTTTCTATATATGGTTATTTTGCTGCAACAGTTAACCCGATTTATTTGCTTAAGCACTCTTCGGCCTTACCACGTATCTTCTGTGATGCCCTATTTCTTtccctctttctttctttctttcttcttacgCGTAGCACTACATGTCATT
This portion of the Trifolium pratense cultivar HEN17-A07 linkage group LG3, ARS_RC_1.1, whole genome shotgun sequence genome encodes:
- the LOC123916105 gene encoding uncharacterized protein LOC123916105, which encodes MSGVSLAVTGGGNETDKRQEHGSMTMMGSLRVIELQLVAFVLVFSASGLVPLLDLLFPAFVSIYLLALSRFAFPSYRRGVSQSIFHGSKLFQAYVIVGTIVGLFLPLAYVLGGFGRGDKLAVKSASPHLFLISFQILTEDIISGLSVFSPPVRALVPLIYTVRRIFVDINWIHDVWLNVTLPANPHFKDKAWFWFGRVLSMANLVYFSINLFGFLIPRFLPRAFKRYFQERGEIYAKAAEDKPHGIIHKSHVPVLMKKTTNLCL
- the LOC123916106 gene encoding uncharacterized protein LOC123916106, with the protein product MALHCSSSAAAVAIFKSRVSLKSPLFPISISFQNPNSYYSTTTISCTATAKSPTGPINRNKTTTSSSTSKKKKKKKNSETLNLDNDFEVLGEFSVNDDVRNAVIDSNLSLYNFSDDMPLPDPPTGFSVDENGVVLLTSTNRLATIVDPLNNLPLECVIRRVFRNSDREECMLLNPVDTPVLVLKTTLDGFADIDEEKIESILPAAAFALAKIHMHLVHSGLCYTARGGLSYTERNIIDFRTDDGKEVEGLPSEGVEITYFDLEGSQYLIYTPSEPTHFVVVKDENGVFQLADDDMIDDPAVIDAIDEETEFNALVEEEAALIEAIMKEHDDDDDDDEEDN